A window from Scheffersomyces stipitis CBS 6054 chromosome 7, complete sequence encodes these proteins:
- the MYO1 gene encoding Myosin-1 (Type II myosin) (Myo1 is a type II myosin, is localized to the actomyosin ring and is important for cytokinesis~go_component myosin~go_function motor activity; ATP binding): protein MSSDDNGFDSKNWVWIPDTDDLFTKGYITDYNKDGTCQVTVVGGNGNGTQRVVPQDQLENCNPAKFNKCNDMAELTHLNEPSVVYNLYLRYNDDLIYTYSGLFLVAINPYKSLPIYDTRTLERYHSHVFERPPPHIFATAEGTYRNLLSNKKNQSILVTGESGAGKTENTKKIIQYLSSITHPVGGSTPSSPEKIRDISTHSRTIDTRILQANPILESFGNAKTIKNNNSSRFGKFIQIYFSSRGEISRANIDYYLLEKSRVVYQASQERNYHVFYQFLKGYDQLSNFGLNKDITTYKYLNNPKITIPNVDDFKEFNILSEAFKIMGFEVSEINHIFQILAVVLHLGNLEFTSWKSEQASFTQESPVQIITELLGIDQSDFTNNILRPKVKAGREFVQKSKKASEAKYAIDAFAKHLYEKLFQLIIARINVNLENDSDQANEDLNFIGVLDIAGFEIFEMNSFEQLCINYTNEKLQQFFNHHSFILEQSEYLKEAIQWEFIDFGLDLQPTIDLIETKNPMGVFKLLDEECVIPNSSDKSFMEKLADHWASGQSKKFQQNKFKSGFIIHHYAGLVEYNVDGWLQKNTDPVSENLLSLLPYSSNNFIRDMFENDEHLVVDPKRGAKLQTASSKHKDQLKDLMDQLECTEPHFVRCILPNLNKKANKFDKNLVLSQLRCNGVLEGIRITRAGYPNRMTFDEFYQRYAIINVKEIYTKDLKTNSERILRFAELDPDTFKVGVTKIFFKNGILGKLEEMRDVSLKRLFTDVQSVIRGTSIRSNLQKKIREVQSAQIIARTMKQLDESRSSSLWMDLFINIKPLLEESVKVLEDAEMSEKVKDISSKLEEAEKSKSNLEDENSKLKEQEQINKLEDEIITTTNLVKDKDLKLEKAKSEEAKISSRIREFESKINQMKQENNKLSEEKKLLDSKLKESSENSNRNIADLSSLTKERDDFKSKLADLELVVKKHKLEKVEREKHIEDLKKEHASLKSSSESKVEDMKQLSRKLEEEISKNSLILPKHESLLDEVKKLKDLLSKSESDLESKDREIQETMSKQKLFEEENIKVLEGTNKALKKEVESHKDEIAQKNAQVEKLQIQVAKLSSLEKETEQLNTLVTNQSLEIQNLQEQLSDSVRENKSLSVVVEKLKVDYDAARIAKEEYSDKIFILSKKLSELEEEAREKEIEKENQPPDPAFVEEFAHIKLKLNENTAALRKEKFENKKLVEELSMLRDRFHNESQQDRSPIKQNELRSRTETLDSLHEEINSLKLQLQQEMSNSQRAENYAIDIQKKLNRLSATRGINSWTDYEKKFRESQRRVSELEGKFEEFISADESFSEASRSISKSDSFGRISFSMTSNSDFAQIYQDITKTLRTTREELTTSKSEILRLKSLLRESEDELYSAKTANFKTSISDYEDKLAQLTVRHDTLRTKNSDLASNLELYKRRSEEYYDKLELAEAAVQISKRHEESALNDLNETKNQLKLAKEEARTSQIMIKEIRTNNSKLEETIQDKNFAMKQQEAKIKELKEKIYYHKKNYENKEKTDKYREEIITLNKELAFKTDTENSLIKDSKKLQLDLEDLTKEKKTLEEDYALKIEHVNVLETRVDLLSNKSRQLENAQEINDRKIGNLNKQVSSLRELVESVTNQRDELLETKAKLEDQLSELTHKLDLSEAELAQTNKDMNILRTHLENQRQESSEIKSELSQSRSSISSEMQDYQKLRKEHLVSSEENITLKKINKELSSKVHELEEKLYGNEQLRFWEDKVRDLMKELDNSQSENHEASRTIKNLEKDVKQLEIKIANEAQLRKKYNDENFDYQNKVSHYKSSLDILQNEQSEKDLQIRTAERENINLKESKLSLEKEVLELRQRLGINA from the exons ATGTCTTCCGACGATAACGGGTTTGACCTGAAGAACTGGGTGTGGATCCCAGACACAGACGATCTTTTCACCAAGGGCTACATCACAGATTACAACAAGGACGGCACCTGTCAAGTCACAGTAGTCGGTGGAAACGGCAATGGAACACAACGAGTAGTACCGCAAGACCAGCTTGAGAATTGTAACCCTGCCAAATTCAATAAGTGCAATGATATGGCTGAGTTGACACACTTGAACGAACCCTCTGTGGTGTACAACTTGTATTTGAGATACAATGACGATTTGATCTACACATATTCTGGACTTTTTTTGGTCGCTATCAATCCCTATAAGTCACTTCCAATATATGATACTCGAACGCTTGAACGCTACCATTCTCACGTTTTCGAAAGGCCTCCTCCTCACATCTTTGCTACAGCTGAGGGTACTTACAGAAATCTTTTGtccaacaaaaagaaccaaTCCATTCTCGTGACTGGTGAATCTGGTGCTGGGAAGACGGAAAatacgaagaagatcatcCAGTACTTGTCATCGATAACTCATCCTGTAGGCGGCTCTACGCCGTCTTCACCAGAGAAAATCAGAGATATTTCCACCCATTCTCGTACCATTGATACCAGGATTCTTCAAGCAAATCCGATTCTTGAAAGCTTTGGAAATGCCAAAACCATCAAGAATAACAACTCATCGAGATTTGGTAAGTTTATCCAGATATACTTCTCTTCACGAGGAGAAATCAGTAGAGCCAACATAGACTACTATCTCTTGGAGAAGTCCAGAGTAGTATATCAGGCGTCTCAGGAACGTAACTATCATGTATTTtaccaattcttgaaaGGGTACGACCAGTTGTCCAACTTTGGCTTGAACAAAGACATCACCACGTATaaatacttgaacaacCCCAAGATCACCATTCCCAATGTAGACGACTTCAAGGAGTTCAATATCTTACTGGAAGCATTCAAGATCATGGGTTTTGAAGTCTCCGAAATAAATCACATTTTCCAGATCTTAGCCGTAGTATTGCATCTAGGAAACTTGGAGTTCACCTCTTGGAAGTCCGAACAAGCAAGCTTCACACAGGAGTCACCAGTGCAAATTATAACGGAACTCTTGGGAATAGACCAAAGCGACTTCACCAATAATATCTTGAGGCCTAAAGTCAAGGCTGGCAGAGAATTTGTTCagaagtccaagaaggCATCAGAGGCTAAGTACGCCATAGACGCATTTGCCAAACATCTCTATGAGAAGCTTTTCCAGCTCATAATAGCCAGAATCAatgtcaatttggaaaacgaTTCTGACCAAGCAAATGAAGACCTCAATTTTATCGGAGTCTTGGATATTGCAGGgtttgaaatttttgaaatGAACTCCTTCGAGCAGCTTTGTATCAACTATACAAACGAGAAGTTGCAACAGTTTTTCAACCACCACTCCtttattcttgaacaaagcgagtacttgaaggaagCCATCCAATGGGAGTTTATTGATTTCGGTCTCGATTTACAACCCACCATTGATTTGATAGAAACAAAGAATCCTATGGGTGTTTTCAAGCTTTTAGATGAAGAATGTGTTATTCcaaattcttctgataAGTCATTCATGGAAAAGTTGGCAGATCATTGGGCTAGCGGCCAAAGCAAGAAGTTTCAGCaaaacaagttcaagagtGGATTTATCATTCATCATTATGCTGGATTGGTCGAATATAATGTAGATGGCTGGTTACAAAAGAATACCGATCCTGTTAGCGAAAATTTATTGAGCTTGCTTCCATACTCTTCGAACAATTTTATTAGGGATATGTTTGAGAACGACGAACATCTTGTGGTGGATCCCAAGAGAGGTGCCAAGTTGCAGACTGCTTCTCTGAAACACAAAGATCAATTAAAAGATTTGATGGACCAATTAGAATGCACTGAACCACATTTCGTAAGATGCATTTTGCCTAACCTCAACAAGAAAGCTAACAAGTTTGACAAAAATCTCGTTTTGAGCCAATTGAGGTGTAACGGAGTTTTGGAAGGTATCAGAATTACAAGAGCTGGCTATCCAAATAGAATGACGTTTGACGAATTCTACCAAAGATATGCAATAATTAACGTAAAGGAGATATATACCAAAGACCTCAAGACCAACAGTGAACGGATCTTGAGATTTGCCGAATTGGATCCGGATACGTTCAAAGTCGGTGTGACAAAAATTTTCTTTAAGAATGGTATTCTTggaaaattggaagaaatgagAGATGTTagtttgaaaagattaTTCACTGATGTACAAAGTGTAATTAGGGGAACTTCTATAAGATCAaacttgcaaaagaagatcagaGAAGTTCAATCAGCCCAAATCATTGCAAGAACTATGAAACAGTTGGACGAATCTagaagttcaagtctttggaTGGATTTATTTATTAATATCAAACCGCTTTTGGAAGAATCAGTCAAAGTGCTTGAAGATGCTGAAATGAGTGAAAAAGTCAAAGATATAAGTCTGAAattagaagaagcagaaaagtCAAAGAGCAACCTTGAGGATGAaaattccaaattgaaagagcaa gaacaaatcaacaaattaGAAGACGAAATCATAACTACTACCAATTTGGTTAAAGACAAAGATCTTAAATTAGAGAAGGCAAAAAGTGAAGAAGCTAAGATTTCGTCAAGGATTCGTGAATTCGAACTGAAAATTAATCAAatgaaacaagaaaacaataAGTTGtcagaagagaagaaactacTAGATTCCAAGCTTAAAGAGTCTTCAGAAAATTCGAATAGGAATATTGCTGATTTGTCATCCTTGACTAAAGAACGTGATGATTTCAAGTCCAAATTGGCCGACTTGGAATTGGTTGTGAAGAAACACAAGCTCGAGAAGGTAGAGAGAGAAAAGCATATTGAAGATTTAAAAAAGGAACAtgcttctttgaagtcAAGTAGTGAATCTAAAGTGGAGGACATGAAACAGCTCAGCAGAAAGTTAGAGGAGGAGATATCGAAGAACAGTTTGATATTGCCAAAGCATGAATCTTTACTCGATGAAGTtaagaaattgaaagatCTTCTTTCGAAACTGGAGTCTGATTTAGAACTGAAGGATAGAGAAATTCAAGAGACAATGTCAAAGCAAAAACTtttcgaagaagaaaacattAAGGTTCTCGAAGGAACGAATAAagctttgaagaaggaagtcGAGAGCCACAAGGATGAAATTGCTCAGAAAAATGCACAGGTGGAAAAGCTCCAAATtcaggttgcaaaattaaGCTCCTTGGAAAAAGAGACTGAACAACTCAATACATTGGTAACTAATCAATCTttggaaattcaaaatttgcAAGAACAATTGTCTGATTCAGTAAGAGAAAATAAATCACTTTCagtcgttgttgaaaagCTCAAAGTTGATTATGATGCAGCAAGAATagccaaagaagagtaCTCAGACAAAATTTTTATTTTATCGAAGAAGTTATCTGAATTAGAAGAGGAAGCTagagagaaagagatcgagaaagaaaatcagCCACCCGATCCAGCATTTGTCGAAGAATTTGCTCAtatcaagttgaaattgaatgaaaacACTGCTGCATTGCGcaaagaaaagtttgaGAATAAGAAGttggttgaagaactttccATGCTCAGGGATAGATTTCACAACGAATCTCAACAGGATAGACTGCCAATCAAGCAAAATGAACTTCGTAGTCGTACAGAAACTTTAGATCTGTTGCACGAAGAGATAAATTCATTGAaactccaacttcaacaagaaatgtCCAATTCTCAAAGAGCAGAAAATTATGCAATTGATATtcaaaagaaattgaatcGTTTACTGGCGACAAGAGGAATTAATAGCTGGACTGATTACGAGAAGAAATTCAGAGAATCGCAAAGAAGagttctggaacttgaagGCAAATTTGAGGAATTCATATCAGCGGACGAGAGTTTCTCTGAAGCAAGCAGATCAATCTCAAAAAGTGATAGTTTTGGCCGTATCAGCTTCAGTATGACATCAAATCTGGACTTTGCTCAAATTTATCAGGACATTACCAAGACGCTTAGGACGACTCGTGAAGAACTTACAACTTCGAAGAGCGAAATTCTTCGATTGAAATCGCTACTCAGAGAGTCAGAAGATGAATTATATTCGGCTAAAACGGCCAATTTCAAGACATCAATTTCTGACTATGAAGACAAGTTGGCACAGCTTACAGTTAGACACGATACCCTTCGCACTAAGAATTCTGACCTTGCTCTGAATCTAGAGCTATACAAGAGGAGATCAGAAGAGTATTATGACAAGCTTGAACttgctgaagctgctgtTCAAATCAGCAAACGTCACGAAGAATCTGCTCTCAATGATTTGAACGAGACAAAGAACCAGTTAAAGCTTGCTAAGGAAGAGGCTAGAACTTCTCAGATCATGATCAAAGAGATTAGAACAAATAACTCCaagcttgaagaaacaattcaagacaagaactttgccatgaaacaacaagaagctAAGatcaaggagttgaaagaaaagatatactaccacaagaagaactacgagaataaagaaaagacTGATAAGTacagagaagaaatcataACCTTGAACAAGGAGTTAGCATTCAAGACAGATACCGAGAACAGTTTAATTAAGGACAGCAAGAAGCTTCAGCTTGACCTTGAAGATTTAActaaagaaaagaaaacattggaagaagattatGCATTGAAGATTGAACACGTAAATGTCTTGGAGACGAGAGTAGATTTACTTTCGAATAAATCCAGACAGTTGGAGAATGCTCAGGAAATCAACGATAGAAAGATAGGGAATTTGAACAAACAAGTTCTGTCGTTGAGAGAGTTGGTTGAATCTGTTACGAATCAGAGAGACGAATTACTTGAGACCAAGGCCAAACTTGAGGATCAGCTTCTGGAACTTACACACAAACTTGATTTGTCGGAAGCTGAATTGGCTCAGACCAATAAGGATATGAACATTTTGAGAACACACCTTGAGAaccaaagacaagaatcCAGTGAAATCAAATCGGAGTTATCTCAATCTAGATCGTCGATTAGTAGTGAGATGCAAGACTACCAGAAATTAAGAAAAGAACATTTGGTGTCATCTGAAGAAAACATtacgttgaagaaaattaaCAAAGAATTGAGTTCGAAGGTTCAtgagttggaagaaaaacTTTATGGCAATGAACAGCTTAGATTCTGGGAAGACAAGGTCAGAGACCTCATGAAGGAGTTGGACAATTCTCAGAGCGAAAACCATGAAGCATCAAGGACTATTAAgaatttggaaaaggaCGTCAAGCAATTGGAAATTAAGATTGCAAATGAAGCTCAACTAAGAAAGAAATACAACGACGAAAACTTCGATTATCAGAATAAAGTTAGCCACTACAAGTCTTCGCTCGATATTCTCCAGAACGAGCAACTGGAGAAAGACTTGCAAATAAGAACAGCAGAACGAGAGAATATTAATCTCAAGGAGAGCAAGTTGCTGTTGGAAAAAGAGGTATTAGAATTGAGACAAAGACTAGGGATCAATGCTTAA
- the MAS2 gene encoding Mitochondrial processing peptidase alpha subunit, mitochondrial precursor (Alpha-MPP) (go_function metalloendopeptidase activity~go_process proteolysis and peptidolysis) translates to MQRSSLARRAFTAATKPNIETSTLSNGLRLVTDSTPGHFSALGAYVDAGSRFENPNKPGLSHICDRLAWKSTEKYSGMELIENLAKLGGNYMCSAQRESVIYQASVFNKDVEKMFDCIAQTVRAPRFTDQELFETLQTAEYEVNEVSLKHDMFLPEVLHSAAYQNNTLGLPLFCPPERIPEIGKSDIINYHNQFFQPQNIVVAMVGVPHEHAVKLAEKQFGDWKPAKSYRPDFGTVKYTGGEISLPFQPPIYSNMPELYHMQIAFETTGLLSDDLYALATLQKLLGGGSSFSAGGPGKGMFSRLYTRVLNQYAYVENCMSFNHSYIDSGLFGITISCSPNAGHVMSQIISFELSKLLEKDPAKGGLTEKEVKRAKNQLISSLLMNIESKLARLEDLGRQIQCQNKITTIDEMIQKIESLSLEDLRVVAEKVLTGSVITKGISSGQPTVVMQGDRASFGDVEFILRHYGLGKFQGPPLEEPRDFSKIEKPHRFGKWF, encoded by the coding sequence ATGCAGCGTTCTAGCCTTGCAAGAAGAGCATTTACTGCTGCCACCAAACCCAACATCGAAACTTCCACTCTTTCGAATGGGCTTCGATTAGTTACAGACTCCACACCGGGCCATTTCAGCGCTCTTGGGGCCTATGTAGATGCTGGATCGAGATTTGAAAACCCTAATAAGCCCGGCTTGTCTCATATATGTGACCGTTTGGCATGGAAGTCTACTGAAAAGTACTCAGGCATGGAGCTCATAGAGAACCTTGCCAAGTTGGGTGGAAACTACATGTGTTCCGCACAAAGAGAATCTGTCATCTACCAGGCTTCtgttttcaacaaagatGTAGAAAAGATGTTTGATTGTATTGCCCAAACTGTGAGAGCTCCTCGTTTCACTGACCAGGAACTCTTTGAGACTCTTCAAACTGCAGAGTACGAAGTCAACGAAGTTTCGCTAAAACACGATATGTTTCTTCCGGAAGTTTTACATTCGGCTGCATACCAAAACAATACCTTGGGATTGCCCTTGTTCTGTCCCCCAGAACGGATCCCAGAAATCGGCAAATCTGACATCATCAACTACCACAACCAGTTCTTCCAGCCACAGAACATCGTAGTGGCAATGGTAGGTGTGCCTCATGAACATGCTGTCAAGTTAGCTGAAAAACAATTTGGGGATTGGAAGCCGGCAAAGAGTTATAGGCCCGACTTCGGAACCGTCAAGTACACTGGTGGTGAAATATCCTTGCCTTTCCAGCCTCCCATCTACAGTAATATGCCTGAACTATACCATATGCAAATTGCGTTCGAGACTACCGGTTTACTCAGTGACGACTTGTATGCGTTGGCAACTTTACAGAAGCTACTTGGAGGTGGTTCCTCATTTTCTGCTGGTGGTCCAGGTAAGGGTATGTTTTCCAGATTGTACACCAGAGTATTGAACCAGTACGCATATGTAGAGAACTGCATGAGTTTCAACCATTCGTACATTGATTCTGGTCTCTTTGGTATAACGATATCGTGTTCTCCAAATGCTGGCCATGTGATGTCGCAGATCATCAGTTTTGAGTTGTCAAAATTGCTTGAAAAAGATCCTGCCAAGGGCGGACTcacagagaaagaagtcaagagaGCCAAGAACCAGCTTATCAGCtccttgttgatgaatatAGAGAGTAAGCTCGCCAGATTGGAAGACTTGGGCAGACAGATCCAATGCCAGAACAAGATCACCACCATCGACGAGATGATCCAGAAGATCGAAAGCTTGTCTCTAGAAGACTTGAGAGTAGTAGCTGAAAAGGTACTTACTGGCAGTGTAATAACTAAAGGCATAAGTAGCGGACAACCTACTGTAGTAATGCAAGGAGACAGAGCTTCATTTGGTGACGTTGAGTTCATTCTTCGTCACTACGGTTTGGGGAAGTTTCAAGGTCCTCCATTGGAAGAACCTAGagatttctccaagatAGAAAAGCCTCATAGATTTGGTAAATGGTTCTAG
- a CDS encoding predicted protein (go_component nucleus~go_process regulation of cell cycle) — protein sequence MSNHKSKNYGPPSYVKPKPYSIMLELLESQANKKLTSEYTQDIVKTLSHLEALSSVNPSMIDLQPEIQWFMRPFLLDFLIELHSSFKLQPQTLFLCLNIIDRYCAKRIVFKRHYQLVGCTALWIAGKYEDKKSRVPTLKELTIMCRNAYDEEMFIQMEMHILSTLEWSFSHPTLEDCLQLAITHSKISTHATPCKYNKLQSSSSSNSANTTTSAVTAVARFFCELSLYDKYFLSVPTSLVSITANLLACSMLQIPNASDSLKELMRKVLAKRDEFDEESNQHEIENRQPEVHGAFLSGLDDNAIAVIKRTALMFIIQLSKVTEVLSKKYENLGVIQVINNFHSRFTFIIQSIYENQETIISQEPIDAKLESLAEVLLQFPKMEDDLEDLKPPQSPHIFNNPVALTPVTPPSASSQYSVFSNRRHNSSSTCVTPIHASISANNSKTEFSPLTATASRENNWSSPIMHV from the exons ATGCTGAACCacaagtccaagaactACGGGCCCCCTTCCTATGTCAAACCAAAGCCCTACTCCATCATGCTTGAGCTCTTGGAGTCGCAGGCTAACAAAAAGTTGACTCTGGAATACACCCAGGACATAGTCAAGACATTGTCCCACTTGGAGGCCCTCTCGTCTGTGAATCCGTCCATGATCGATCTCCAGCCTGAAATCCAGTGGTTCATGAGACCCTTTCTCTTGGATTTCCTCATTGAGTTGCACTCGTCATTCAAGCTCCAGCCACAGACGTTGTTTCTCTGTCTTAACATCATCGACAGGTACTGTGCCAAACGTATCGTGTTCAAACGTCATTACCAGTTGGTAGGCTGTACTGCTCTTTGGATTGCTGGCAAAtatgaagacaagaaacTGCGGGTGCCCACTTTGAAGGAACTCACCATCATGTGTAGAAACGCATACGACGAAGAGATGTTTATCCAAATGGAAATGCACATTCTCTCCACATTAGAATGGTCATTCTCTCATCCCACATTGGAAGACTGCTTGCAATTAGCTATCACGCACAGCAAGATCTCAACCCATGCCACGCCATGTAAATACAATAAGTTGCaatcttcgtcttcttccaactctgCTAACACAACTACCTCGGCCGTAACTGCTGTGGCTAGATTCTTCTGTGAGTTGTCTCTCTACGATAAGTACTTCTTGTCTGTGCCCACGTCCTTGGTGTCAATCAcagccaacttgttggcCTGCTCGATGCTTCAGATACCCAATGCATCCGACTCCTTGAAGGAGTTAATGAGAAAGGTGTTGGCCAAGAGA GACGAGTTTGACGAAGAATCCAATCAACATGAGATTGAGAACAGACAGCCAGAAGTACATGGTGCTTTCTTGAGTGGATTGGACGATAATGCCATCGCTGTCATCAAACGCACAGCTCTCATGTTCATTATTCAGTTAAGCAAAGTCACAGAAGTGTTGTCGAAAAAATATGAGAATCTCGGTGTCATACAAgttatcaacaacttccacTCGAGATTCACCTTCATCATTCAGAGCATCTACGAGAACCAGGAAACCATCATCAGCCAGGAGCCCATTGATGCTAAGTTGGAACTGTTGGCCGAGGTTTTGTTGCAGTTTCCCAAAATGGAAGacgatcttgaagatctcaAGCCTCCTCAATCGCCTcatatcttcaacaatcCTGTGGCTCTTA CTCCTGTGACTCCACCTTCTGCAAGCTCTCAGTACTCTGTTTTCTCCAACAGGAGACATAACAGCAGCTCCACCTGTGTAACACCTATCCATGCTAGCATTTC CGCCAATAATAGCAAAACCGAGTTTTCTCCCTTGACAGCCACAGCGTCGAGAGAAAACAACTGGTCGTCGCCTATCATGCACGTCTAA